From Sporolactobacillus pectinivorans:
AAGAACCAGCCAAAGATCCGGAGATGCGTCGAGCACTTCTTTTATCCTTTCAATCTCCTTCTCAGCCGCCAGTCTTCCAACGTAGAGGAGCACTGTTTGACCCGGATGTCCATGAGTGATTCTGCGGCGAACCTCAAGCTCCTTCTTTTTCGGGCTGAAAGTTTCAAGATCCACACCCCTGCTCCACAAATGAACATTTCTGAACTTTCTCGCATTCAGTTCTTTTTTCACCGTCCGTGAGGTGCACAGATTCATCTCCGCTCTGTTATGCATGAGACGGAAATACTGCCACATCAGCGGCTTAAATAAACCCAGATGATAATAGTCCATATACTGTGCCACATTCGTGTGATAGGAAGCAATTAAAGGAAAACCGAGCCGCCGTGCATAATAGATGCCGGCCAGACCAAGCAGTGCAGGGTTGACGACATGGACAATATCCGGCTGAAAAGCTTCCATGTATTTTTTTACACGCCGGGAAGGGAACGCAAACCGCTTCGTCCGGTAAAAGAACAACAGATGGGCCGGTACACCCTCCACTGGAACGCCATTAAATTCATGAACGCCCAGATCGGGGGCAATCACCATAATCTGATGTCCCTGCGCATTGAGCCATTTAATCGTTTCGCATAGTCGCGTCACAATCCCGTCTGTCGATGGAAGAAATGTTTCCGTAATGATTACTATTTTCATGCGGGAAACCTCCTGCAGATTTATCGCCAGTTAACCGTTGGCAATATATTTTCCGGTATGACGCGTTCTTTATATTTTATGACAGTACGCAGAATGTTTCTGATGACATCCTCTGTCAGCAAATGCGGCTCCAAACCGAGTTCCTGTAATTTCGTATGTTTCGCATGGAAAAAGTGTTCTTCCAGCTCAACCCTCGGATCTTTCAGGTGATCGATTGAGATCGGCATTCCTTCTTCACTGGCGACTTTCTGCACCCTTTCGGCCAGATCCTGCACAGAGAATTCTTCTGTAAACTGATTGAAGACACGGAATTCCCCTAAATCTGCCGGATTTTCCGCCGCTATCTCAATACAGCGTACCGTATCCTTAATATTCAGGAATCCTCTGGTCTGTCCGCCCTTCCCGTAAACGGTCAGAGGGTGGCCAACAGCGGTCTGAATGATGAACCGGTTGAGCGCTGTACCGAATACGCCATCATAATCCAGACGGTTAATCAGTGCCGGATCCATCGATGTTTCGTCGGTGTACAGACCATAAACGATGCCTTGATTCAAATCGGTAGCACGGATGCCAAACGTTTTGCAGGCGAACATAATATTGTGGCTGTCATGCACTTTGGACAGATGATACATCGAACCCGGCTGCTTCGGATATGGCAGCACATCCTCACGGCCTTCATGCTGAACATGGAGGTACCCCTCTTCAATCGGAATATTTGGGAAACCATATTCACCCATTGTCCCCAATTTGATCAAATGGCATTCAGGAACAAATTCTTTAATTCCATAAAGGACATTCAGCGTCCCAACCACATTATTTACCTGAGTAAAAACAGCATGTTCGCGATCAATCATTGAGTAAGGCGCGGAACGCTGCTCAGCAAAATGAACAAACGCATCGGGAACCACGTGTTTCAGCACCTGACTCAAAAAGTCATAATGGTTCAGATCACCCTCATAAAATTTGATCGTTTTTCCGGTCAGCTGTTTCCATTTTTCAATGCGCTCTTTCAAAGTCAGGATCGGTGTCAGTGAGTTCGAATGAAGCTCACCGTCCCATTTTCTCCTGGAAAAATTATCGATAATCGATACCTCGTGACCCTTTTTTGAAAGATACAAAGCGGTCGGCCATCCGCAAAATCCATCTCCACCAGCAACTATAATTTTCATCCTATGGCACTCCTGTTCTAGAAATATTGATAAATCATGACGCGTCATCACAGTTGAAAAGACAAACAGCGTCCCATATTTCATGCTTTACTTTTAGCGACTGCAAATCCCTGCTCGACAATCATTTATAATTATATCAGCCATATATGAAAATTAGCTGAATAAAAGATTAAGATTTTCTCAGATTCTCTATCAGTCTATCAATAGTTTGTATAACAAGTGAATTACCGCGCCATTAACACGAATAGGGAGTGACGCTCAAAGAAATTTCTTCTGCGAAGGGCGTAATATTTGAAGGGAGTTATTTTTTCACAACAGACAATAAATTTGGACGTTCAATCACCTGGATGCTTTCGTTAACTATACGCACAAATTAAGCCGCGATCTTGAGGCAAATAACCAAGACCGCGGCTGTAAAGACCATGATTTTTTAGGAGTCACCCACTCTTTCCGCTCACTATTCTTTATTTTCGCTCCGATACAGAGACTTTTCTCTGATTTTCTTTATCTGATAATAATTACAGAATTAACCGCAATCACGATAATCGGTGCAATGATGGCTCATCCAACAATTCCGGTAAAAAAGCCCCATGAAAAAGAGTACTGAGAACTGAAGTGACCCCCTAAAGTTGGACAACAAACCAACTTTAGGGGGTTTTCATGTGACAAAGTACTCTAATGATTTTAAAGTGAAAATTATTAGTGAGTATCTGGTCGGGGCAGGCAGCACTTTTCTACACCATAAATATCATATACCAGGACATGACACTGTCCTGAAATGGATGCATCAATATCAATCGAATGGTTCTGTAGGATTCAAAAATCGTGAAAAACGGTCGGAGTACGCCAGCAATTTCAAACTGGAAGTATTAAAGTGGATGAAGGAGAACCATTCATCTCTTAATGAAACCGCCAACCACTTTAATATCTCTACATCCTCTACGATCTATCAGTGGGATCGACGGTTTCAAGCAAGGGGATTGGATGGATTGAGAACAAAGCGAGGGCGTCCACCCATGGGGAAACGAAAGAAATCAGATCCTACAAATCAAGTTAAGAGAAATAAAAAAGTGGAAGAACCATTTGAATCAGATCAACAACGACTTAAGGATCTGGAGAAAGAAAACAAATTA
This genomic window contains:
- a CDS encoding helix-turn-helix domain-containing protein is translated as MTKYSNDFKVKIISEYLVGAGSTFLHHKYHIPGHDTVLKWMHQYQSNGSVGFKNREKRSEYASNFKLEVLKWMKENHSSLNETANHFNISTSSTIYQWDRRFQARGLDGLRTKRGRPPMGKRKKSDPTNQVKRNKKVEEPFESDQQRLKDLEKENKLLRIENEYLKKLEALVRQREQHERNKRK
- a CDS encoding glycosyltransferase family 4 protein, yielding MKIVIITETFLPSTDGIVTRLCETIKWLNAQGHQIMVIAPDLGVHEFNGVPVEGVPAHLLFFYRTKRFAFPSRRVKKYMEAFQPDIVHVVNPALLGLAGIYYARRLGFPLIASYHTNVAQYMDYYHLGLFKPLMWQYFRLMHNRAEMNLCTSRTVKKELNARKFRNVHLWSRGVDLETFSPKKKELEVRRRITHGHPGQTVLLYVGRLAAEKEIERIKEVLDASPDLWLVLVGDGPYRSELENCFRRSNVTFTGFLYGEALAKVYASSDIFVFPSTTETLGLVILEAMASGLPVIAADSGPSREQIENGKNGLLYQPDLPGDLCQKVLSTASGALDLKTMSEAARQTSIDLGWSHASEQLLGFYEMAIGDVQFVPGKRRIV
- a CDS encoding NAD-dependent epimerase/dehydratase family protein; its protein translation is MKIIVAGGDGFCGWPTALYLSKKGHEVSIIDNFSRRKWDGELHSNSLTPILTLKERIEKWKQLTGKTIKFYEGDLNHYDFLSQVLKHVVPDAFVHFAEQRSAPYSMIDREHAVFTQVNNVVGTLNVLYGIKEFVPECHLIKLGTMGEYGFPNIPIEEGYLHVQHEGREDVLPYPKQPGSMYHLSKVHDSHNIMFACKTFGIRATDLNQGIVYGLYTDETSMDPALINRLDYDGVFGTALNRFIIQTAVGHPLTVYGKGGQTRGFLNIKDTVRCIEIAAENPADLGEFRVFNQFTEEFSVQDLAERVQKVASEEGMPISIDHLKDPRVELEEHFFHAKHTKLQELGLEPHLLTEDVIRNILRTVIKYKERVIPENILPTVNWR